A section of the Castanea sativa cultivar Marrone di Chiusa Pesio chromosome 12, ASM4071231v1 genome encodes:
- the LOC142620785 gene encoding uncharacterized protein LOC142620785: MVTLQIAGFDIKRVMIDQGSGVEIMYPDLFKGLGLKPEDLSKYDVPLDGFDGKTIVSKGMIRLPVQTRKEVVNVDFIVVEAYSPYMAILARPWLYAIGVMSSTLHVKLKYHTKGGVGELLGCQVVTKQCMVAAIRH; this comes from the coding sequence ATGGTAACCTTGCAAATTGCAGGTTTCGATATCAAGAGGGTAATGATAGATCAGGGAAGTGGGGTTGAGATCATGTATCCAGATTTATTTAAAGGCTTGGGATTGAAACCCGAAGACCTTAGCAAGTACGACGTCCCCTTGGATGGCTTTGATGGGAAGACTATTGTTTCCAAGGGTATGATTAGGCTACCCGTCCAGACAAGAAAGGAGGTGGTGAATGTAGACTTCATTGTGGTAGAAGCTTACTCGCCCTATATGGCAATCCTAGCTAGACCGTGGCTTTACGCTATAGGGGTTATGTCTTCCACTTTGCATGTAAAGTTGAAGTATCATACCAAGGGAGGGGTTGGAGAGTTGTTAGGATGCCAAGTAGTAACCAAGCAGTGTATGGTGGCAGCAATCAGGCACTAA
- the LOC142620784 gene encoding uncharacterized protein LOC142620784 yields MGKTLLQISHSPFTKRIEQAELPRHFNQPSFTIYNGKMDPIKYVFPSSLNPVVMRWFDGPEEGSINSYEELTRAFKARFVTCSQVPRPLDSLLSMSMREEETLKNYFDRYWELYNEIDWDFEDVAIRTFKVGLPTHSNFWKFLTMKPP; encoded by the exons ATGGGAAAAACGCTCCTTCAAATATCTCATTCACCCTTCACCAAACGCATTGAGCAGGCTGAGCTCCCTCGCCACTTCAATCAGCCTAGTTTCACAATATATAATGGCAAGATGGATCCTATCAAatat GTCTTTCCCTCAAGCCTCAACCCTGTTGtcatgaggtggtttgatgggcCTGAGGAAGGATCGATAAACTCCTATGAGGAGCTAACGAGGGCATTCAAAGCAAGGTTTGTGACTTGTAGTCAAGTTCCAAGGCCTTTAGACTCTTTGCTCTCAATGTCTATGAGAGAAGAGGAGACCCTTAAAAACTATTTCGATAGATATTGGGAGCTCTACAATGAAATTGATTGGGATTTTGAGGATGTAGCCATCAGAACCTTTAAAGTGGGTCTTCCTACACACTCCAACTTTTGGAAGTTCCTCACCATGAAGCCTCCTTAG